GTTTTATCTGTATCTTGAAACTCATCAACTAAAACACATTTGAATCTTTTTTGTATTTTAGATAGAGTAATACTATAGTTAATTTCTGAATCTAAAAATTTATTTTCTACAGTCTTTATAAGATCATTAAAGTTAAAAATTGAATAACTTTTCTTTAATTCAATTAATTTTATATAAGCTAATTGGGTAAATATTCTTACAAATTCAGTATAGAACCCTTCTTTTATTTTATAAATTTTATCTTGTAATAAATTAAATTTAGTAAAATCTAATTTTAGATTATGTTTTTTAATTTCTTTAGATATATTTTCATTGTAAAAATATTTTAATAAAAGATCATCTTTAGAAATATCATAAAGAAAATTAATCACATTTTTCGAATTAAGAGTTTTGTTAATCTCTTCTATCCAACAAATTATTTGATTAAACTTATCATTTCTCGGATTTGCGGAATATATTTGACTTTTACGACCACTCTCCTTAATTAATTTTCCCAAATCAATAAGTTGTAAAAATAATTCCTTACCTTTCTTATTCCATTCAAGACAAAACTCATTCCAATTTAAATAAAAAAAATCATTAAAATAATTATTTAAATCATTAATATTATATTTATTATTTATTTGAAATTTACAAATATTTTCTTGATCTATATTTTTTAAAATTTCTACAAAAAATGACTTATTTATTCTACTTCCAAATCTAGAACTTATTTTTTTTTTATTGACTGCTGAAATAATCTCAGGATTAAGATTTAGAAAATCATCAATCCACAAATTATCAATCACATCTTTATACAAATTATCTATATTATTATCAATGTATGGATCTTGAGTTACTCCTATTTCAATACTATATTCATCAATAATATTATTGCAAAAAGCATGGAATGTAGTTACTTGTAATTTATAAATTTCATTAACAAAATTATCAATTTCGGATATAATTTTTTCCTTAGATTTTTCCTTCTCCTCAAATTTTAGATACCAATCCTTAAGGGTATTATCTATATTACTTTCATTATAATTCTGCAAATATAATTTTAAATCCTTAAATCTCAAAAGTATTTTATCTCGCAATTCAGAACACGTATTTTTTGTAAAACTTAATAAGAGTATCTCATCTGCTTTAATTTTTTTCTCCAAAACATTTCTTAAAACCAGATGAGCCAAAGTGAAACTTTTACCAGTTCCTGCACTTGCTTCTACTAATTTAAATTTATTATCTAATTTAATTTGATTAATATCCATATCTTTATTGAATTAATATTTGACCTCATTTTTATAAAGTAAGTAATTCTTGAATTTATTATTTAAATATTGCTCTTCTAAAGAAATCTTAAATTTAATTATTAAGCCAAAACTTGTTAATAGAAATAAATAATAAATAGATAACTTTGTTATAAAAAAGCCAAAGGAAATAAATATTAAAGAATAGTACATCGGATGTCGCGTAAATCGATAAATACCTGTAGTAACAAGATTGCTATTGTTTATAGGTCTTGGGAAAGGGGATAAATTTCTTCCTAAGTCTTTAATTGCAACTAACAATATTATGAAAGCAATTATGATAATTAAAAAACCCAAAAAATAAGAAAAAGGAGTGACTTGAATTATTTGTTTTTCTGGAATAAATTCCCATTGAAAAAAATGGAGACTAATAATAAAGAACTGTAAAAAAACAAGGATTATTTCATAAGCAGCTTTTAAAAAAATTTTTAACTGAAATTTAGTCATCTTTTATTTCTTTAACGCTTTAATAAGAGGACTATATAATCTGAATGATAGTTTATCAAAACTATTATTTGCCAAAAAGAAGTCTGGTTCTTTTTTATTTCCAAAACATAATTTCATTTCGATATTATCTCTTTCTCCTTTAGAAAAAGTTTTATTGCCAATCCATCTATCGGTAAAAGCTTTTTTCTCATTTTTTGATTTTATTTTTGCTTCTACATATTTATAAGCACTCTCTGGAGGAAGAGGTAAACATTGTTCAGAATAATTTTTAAAAATATGTATGTATTCTTCCAAAATTAAATTTGACTCCATTGCTCCGGGTGATTGAATAATTTGTGATTTGTAATGATTTTCTGCTCTAAAAATTACTTTAATCTTGTTTATATTCTTCTTTAATGAAAAAATGAAGAGCGATTTTATCCAAGCCTCTGACAAACGACTTAAACTTAGTTTCGAATGAATTAATTCAATTACGATGTCATCAGCTATAAAATATTCTTCTTTATTTGCATTTGATTTAACATAAATTCTATTAATCTTATTATGTTGACTCAAACTTGTAGATAGACTCTCTAATAAATCTTTGATTTCTTTTTCTTTTATAAAGATACTATTATTAGGGATAATAATTCCATTTTCAACCAATTGATCATTGATATTCAAATTTTTTAAATCATTAATAATATTATGATTATCAATCTCTAACTCTTTGATTATTTTTGTAATTAGTTGCGTCTTATGCAGATTACTTACATACTCCTCATCTGGATGATGAATAAATATTTCCTTAGGAGAAATATTTTTTTTATTTAGCCAATATTTTTGTGGATTCTTGAACCAATATATCAGTTCTGATAATTTGTAATTTTTAATATCAGATTTTTTTTCATTCCAATCTATATCTTCTAGTAAACAATAATTACTTTGAATTGTTTTAGAACTATCAAGATCAATTATTTCTTTTTTATTTAAATCAGAATCTTTAATTATTATTCCTCTTTGACCAGGATTTAAAAAACTATCAAAAAAAGAAATTAACTCTTTTATAGGAAAAGAAACATCTAATTTTTTATTATTTTTGTCATTCTTTACCCAAGTAACTATAAATTTATCTCTGCATGCAAGTAACAACTCAAGAAATAAATATTTCTCTCTTTCAAAAACTGATGGATCGCCTAGGTGATATTTATTATTTAATAAATTAATATTTTCATTCTTTGATAATTTTGGATAATAAACACTATTCATGTCTATTAAGAAGATAACCTTATGTGGAATATGCCTTGAATTCTCAATATCACTTACAAGGATCTTATTGATACGTGATTTGCTTTGATATTTAGCTTCATTTATGCAAGAAATTAATATCTCTCTAAAAACATTTAACAAAATAAGATCATCAGGGATTAAATTTATTGCTTTATTATTAAGAGTTCTATTTATTTCACTTATTTCTAAATTAAAATTTTCACCAAATTCAGCAACACTTTTTAATATAAACTTTATCTTTTCAACCCAAGTTGAGTAAGAAAAAGATCCTCTTAGCAAATTAATATATTTTTTAAAATCAAGTAATAATTTAACCCATTTATTCAAATCCAAACTTATATTTTTCAAACTAGATGGTTTTAAATTAAAACTACTTAAGTTTACTTCTTTGTCATAAATTAAGCCTAAAGTTATTCTATTTATACACCAATCTAGAGTATTTTTTTCTTCCCCTAATCTTTCATTAGCATCTAATCCCCAATGAAAACCAACTTGCTTAAGTAAGAAAATAATTTCATCCTTCTCAGTAATATCAAAATCAAAAATGTTCTGAGTTACTTTTTTTGAAAGAATATAATCTATTTTTTCAAGTGTAATTTTCTCATTTGCTATTTCAGTGATTTCAATTAAAAATTTATAAATATCTGGATAATCATGATTTCCCTCATCAATAAAAAAATAAGGTATCTTTTCGCCATTAATTAACGCATTATTGAAGATATACCTAAGATAAGGTTTGATTTGATTAGTTTGTGGAGATAAAACAGCAATATCACCATATTTAATATTCTCGCATGAATTTATTATTTCTATAATCTTATTTCTTATATATTCTAATTGACTATTCTGATTAAAATGCTCACAAAGTAATATTGAATCATCCCTTTGATTTACTATAAAATCATTGCTATTATTATCAATCAGTTTTTTTTGTATTTGATTAAGAAGAGGAATATCTTTCTTATCATAAAAATTAGTTGTTGGATCAATATATATTAAATTATTTTTTAAATTTATACCTTCTTTATAAATATTTTCCTCAATTAATTTCTGAAAGTTTGCTCCAAATTTACCAAATATTTTCTCTATATTTTTATTGTTTAAATTCAATTTAGTATCAAAATTATCAAATTCCAACTCTCCTTCAAGACAATTTATTCGATTCCATAAATCATCACCTGCAGATATTAAATATAAATTTACCCTAGTAAATTTTGAAAGTTCTGAATAAAAGTTTATATGTAGTTTAGATAAGTTATTATCGGAAATAATATAAATTTGATTTGGTACTTTAATTTGAACGTTTTTAATTTTTTTTAAAATCTTTATTAGTTCAATCATGTATAAACATGAAGGCTTTTCAGATATCTTTTTCTCTAATAATTTATATAAAATTGGTTGCCAAAACTGATCTGAATTTAAATTCTTAAATAGATTAGGTGAATTAATTTCAGATCTATTCCATTCATCAATCATTTCAGGTCTAAATATTAAATAATCAATAAAATTATTCGTAATCTTCTTTGTCAGGTTATATAGATCTCCATCAATTGTCTTTTTATTATCCAAATATTTATTAATCCAATTTCTAAGCGGAAATGATTCTTTGAAGCTATTTAATTCTTCTAATGAATCAATAATGCCCCATTTAATTGACTCAAAATTCCATAAACCCATATCAATTCCTGGGAAAAAATTTGTCAATAATGATTCGGTGTAACTTGATATTGTCTTTAATTCGTAAAGAGCACTTATTTTATTTTTTATAGTTATTTGTTCACTTAACCACTTACCCAAAAAATAATTGGGAACAGCTATTTCTAAATTCTCAGTTATAAGAGGAGGAGATACTTTTAATTCTTCTGCCAAAAGCTCACTAATTACTTCAATTTTGTTTGACTTGTATAGATTGAGCAATTTACTGGTTGATTATATTACTCAACTTTAAATGGATCAGTTATTTCTGCATTAGGAAATTCGAATTCCCCAACAGCAACGAACTCTAAACGCAGCTTTAAGAAAGTTATAAATTTTTTATCCGTCGATAAAATAGCTGCTGGGGGTGATGGAATCTTTGCCTTTAAATCAGCAAATTGGGCAGTTTGCAAAAATGATGGATTTTTTAAAAGCCAAAAATCTATTTCTTTATTATTTTCTTTATAGTTCCTCATCCTCTCTTTCAAAATCTCCTCTATTGGTTCTTCAACTGTTAAAAACTTTTCACTTGCCGCGACGAA
This region of Prochlorococcus sp. MIT 0604 genomic DNA includes:
- a CDS encoding isoprenylcysteine carboxylmethyltransferase family protein, which gives rise to MTKFQLKIFLKAAYEIILVFLQFFIISLHFFQWEFIPEKQIIQVTPFSYFLGFLIIIIAFIILLVAIKDLGRNLSPFPRPINNSNLVTTGIYRFTRHPMYYSLIFISFGFFITKLSIYYLFLLTSFGLIIKFKISLEEQYLNNKFKNYLLYKNEVKY
- a CDS encoding exodeoxyribonuclease V subunit gamma; its protein translation is MAEELKVSPPLITENLEIAVPNYFLGKWLSEQITIKNKISALYELKTISSYTESLLTNFFPGIDMGLWNFESIKWGIIDSLEELNSFKESFPLRNWINKYLDNKKTIDGDLYNLTKKITNNFIDYLIFRPEMIDEWNRSEINSPNLFKNLNSDQFWQPILYKLLEKKISEKPSCLYMIELIKILKKIKNVQIKVPNQIYIISDNNLSKLHINFYSELSKFTRVNLYLISAGDDLWNRINCLEGELEFDNFDTKLNLNNKNIEKIFGKFGANFQKLIEENIYKEGINLKNNLIYIDPTTNFYDKKDIPLLNQIQKKLIDNNSNDFIVNQRDDSILLCEHFNQNSQLEYIRNKIIEIINSCENIKYGDIAVLSPQTNQIKPYLRYIFNNALINGEKIPYFFIDEGNHDYPDIYKFLIEITEIANEKITLEKIDYILSKKVTQNIFDFDITEKDEIIFLLKQVGFHWGLDANERLGEEKNTLDWCINRITLGLIYDKEVNLSSFNLKPSSLKNISLDLNKWVKLLLDFKKYINLLRGSFSYSTWVEKIKFILKSVAEFGENFNLEISEINRTLNNKAINLIPDDLILLNVFREILISCINEAKYQSKSRINKILVSDIENSRHIPHKVIFLIDMNSVYYPKLSKNENINLLNNKYHLGDPSVFEREKYLFLELLLACRDKFIVTWVKNDKNNKKLDVSFPIKELISFFDSFLNPGQRGIIIKDSDLNKKEIIDLDSSKTIQSNYCLLEDIDWNEKKSDIKNYKLSELIYWFKNPQKYWLNKKNISPKEIFIHHPDEEYVSNLHKTQLITKIIKELEIDNHNIINDLKNLNINDQLVENGIIIPNNSIFIKEKEIKDLLESLSTSLSQHNKINRIYVKSNANKEEYFIADDIVIELIHSKLSLSRLSEAWIKSLFIFSLKKNINKIKVIFRAENHYKSQIIQSPGAMESNLILEEYIHIFKNYSEQCLPLPPESAYKYVEAKIKSKNEKKAFTDRWIGNKTFSKGERDNIEMKLCFGNKKEPDFFLANNSFDKLSFRLYSPLIKALKK
- a CDS encoding MgPME-cyclase complex family protein, giving the protein MTTYFFVAASEKFLTVEEPIEEILKERMRNYKENNKEIDFWLLKNPSFLQTAQFADLKAKIPSPPAAILSTDKKFITFLKLRLEFVAVGEFEFPNAEITDPFKVE